In Pseudomonas fakonensis, one DNA window encodes the following:
- a CDS encoding superoxide dismutase gives MAFELPPLPYAHDALQPHISKETLEFHHDKHHNTYVVNLNNLVPGTEFEGKTLEEIIKTSSGGVFNNAAQIWNHSFYWECLSPNGGGQPTGALADAITAAFGSFDKFKEEFTKTSVGTFGSGWGWLVKKADGSLALASTIGAGCPLTSGDTPLLTCDVWEHAYYIDYRNVRPKYVEAFWNLVNWAFVAEQFEGKTFKA, from the coding sequence ATGGCTTTTGAATTGCCGCCGCTGCCGTACGCCCACGATGCCCTGCAGCCGCACATCTCCAAGGAAACCCTGGAGTTCCACCACGACAAGCACCACAACACCTATGTCGTGAACCTGAACAACCTGGTCCCGGGCACCGAATTCGAAGGCAAGACCCTGGAAGAGATCATCAAGACCTCTTCGGGTGGCGTCTTCAACAACGCCGCGCAAATCTGGAACCACTCGTTCTACTGGGAATGCTTGTCGCCAAACGGCGGCGGCCAACCGACCGGTGCCCTGGCTGACGCCATCACCGCCGCCTTCGGTTCCTTCGACAAGTTCAAGGAAGAGTTCACCAAGACTTCGGTCGGCACCTTCGGCTCCGGCTGGGGCTGGCTGGTGAAGAAGGCCGACGGCTCCCTGGCCCTGGCCAGCACCATCGGCGCCGGCTGCCCGCTGACCAGCGGCGACACCCCGCTGCTGACCTGCGACGTCTGGGAACACGCCTACTACATCGACTACCGCAACGTGCGTCCGAAGTACGTCGAGGCGTTCTGGAACCTGGTCAACTGGGCCTTCGTTGCCGAGCAGTTCGAAGGCAAGACCTTCAAGGCCTGA
- a CDS encoding LysE/ArgO family amino acid transporter, producing the protein MWQSYLNGMLVAFGLIMAIGAQNAFVLAQSLRREHHLPVAALCIVCDAILVAAGVFGLATVLAHNPTLLAIARWGGAVFLLWYGAKALRSACSKQSLQHQQGQGTRSRRAVLLSALAVTLLNPHVYLDTVLLIGSLGAQQSVPGAYVAGAASASLLWFTTLALGAAWLAPWLARPATWRMLDLMVAVMMFAVAAQLILG; encoded by the coding sequence ATGTGGCAAAGCTATTTGAACGGCATGTTGGTGGCCTTCGGCCTGATCATGGCCATCGGCGCGCAGAACGCCTTTGTACTGGCCCAGAGCCTGCGCCGTGAACACCACCTGCCGGTGGCGGCATTGTGCATCGTCTGTGATGCGATCCTGGTGGCCGCCGGGGTGTTCGGCCTGGCCACGGTGCTGGCGCACAACCCGACGCTGCTGGCCATTGCGCGCTGGGGAGGCGCGGTGTTCCTGCTGTGGTATGGCGCCAAGGCGCTGCGCAGCGCCTGCTCCAAACAGAGCCTGCAGCACCAGCAAGGCCAGGGCACGCGCTCGCGCCGGGCAGTGCTGCTGAGCGCCCTGGCGGTGACCCTGCTCAACCCGCATGTGTACCTGGACACCGTGCTGCTGATCGGCTCGCTCGGCGCCCAACAGAGCGTGCCCGGTGCTTACGTGGCCGGTGCCGCCAGCGCTTCGCTGCTATGGTTCACCACCCTGGCCCTGGGCGCGGCCTGGCTGGCCCCCTGGCTGGCCCGCCCGGCGACCTGGCGGATGCTCGACCTGATGGTGGCGGTGATGATGTTCGCGGTGGCGGCGCAGTTGATTCTCGGTTGA
- a CDS encoding LysR family transcriptional regulator ArgP: MFDYKLLAALAAVIEQGGFERAAQVLGLSQSAISQRIKLLEARVGQPVLVRATPPSPTDVGRQLLNHVQQVRLLERDLQRQVPALDEEGAPERLRIALNADSLATWWAGAVGAFCAEQRLLTELVVEDQEVGLKRMRAGEVAACLCGSERPVAGARSLGLGAMRYRALASPAFMARHFPQGFEVARLARTPAIVYGPDDFLQHRYLASLGIEDGFLHHLCPSSEGFLRMTEAGLGWGLVPELQAREQLAGGHLVEICADTPIDVPLYWHHWRNGGQLLAQLTEHLRHSARDWLVPL, translated from the coding sequence ATGTTCGACTACAAACTGCTCGCCGCCCTGGCCGCGGTGATCGAACAGGGCGGCTTCGAGCGCGCCGCCCAGGTGCTGGGGCTGTCGCAGTCGGCGATCTCCCAGCGCATCAAGCTGCTCGAGGCGCGGGTCGGCCAACCGGTGTTGGTGCGCGCCACGCCGCCCAGCCCCACCGACGTTGGCCGCCAGTTGCTCAACCACGTGCAGCAGGTGCGCTTGCTCGAGCGTGACCTGCAGCGCCAGGTACCGGCACTGGACGAGGAGGGCGCCCCCGAGCGCCTGCGCATCGCCCTCAACGCCGACAGCCTGGCCACCTGGTGGGCCGGCGCGGTGGGGGCGTTCTGTGCTGAGCAGCGCCTGCTCACGGAGCTGGTGGTGGAAGACCAGGAGGTCGGCCTGAAACGTATGCGCGCCGGCGAAGTGGCGGCCTGCCTGTGCGGCAGCGAGCGGCCGGTGGCCGGGGCACGCAGCCTGGGGCTGGGGGCCATGCGCTACCGCGCGCTGGCAAGCCCCGCGTTCATGGCCCGGCACTTCCCCCAAGGTTTCGAGGTGGCGCGCCTGGCCCGCACACCGGCCATCGTCTATGGCCCGGACGATTTCCTGCAGCATCGTTACCTGGCGTCATTGGGCATCGAGGACGGTTTCTTGCACCACCTGTGCCCCTCGTCCGAAGGCTTTTTGCGCATGACCGAAGCCGGCCTTGGCTGGGGCCTGGTGCCCGAGTTGCAGGCCCGCGAACAATTGGCCGGCGGACACCTGGTGGAAATCTGCGCCGATACCCCTATCGATGTGCCGCTGTACTGGCATCATTGGCGCAACGGCGGGCAACTGCTCGCCCAGCTGACCGAACACCTGCGCCACTCGGCGCGCGACTGGCTGGTGCCCTTGTAG
- a CDS encoding NAD-dependent epimerase/dehydratase family protein produces the protein MRILVTGASGFIGGRFARFALEQGLDVRVNGRRAEGVEHLVKRGAQFIPGDLGDAELARRLCQGVDAVVHCAGAVGTWGRYQDFHQGNVVLTENVVEGCIKEHVRRLVHLSSPSVYFTGRSRLDIREDQLPRRFHDHYALTKHLAEQKVFGAQEFGLEVLALRPRFVTGAGDASIFPRLMQMQRKGRVAIIGNGLNKVDFTSVHNLNDALLSALFADDAALGQAYNISNGHPLPLWDVVNYVMRRMNLPQVTRYRSFGLAYSLAALNEAACLLWPGRPQPTLSRTAMQVMSQDFTLDISRARQYLDYRPKTDVWAALDEFCTWWQAQQGNC, from the coding sequence ATGCGAATTCTGGTCACCGGCGCGAGTGGCTTCATCGGCGGGCGCTTTGCGCGCTTTGCCCTGGAGCAGGGCCTGGACGTGCGGGTCAACGGCCGCCGGGCCGAGGGCGTCGAGCACCTGGTCAAGCGTGGCGCGCAGTTCATCCCCGGTGACCTGGGCGATGCGGAGCTGGCCCGGCGCCTGTGCCAGGGGGTTGATGCGGTAGTGCATTGCGCCGGCGCCGTGGGCACCTGGGGGCGCTACCAGGACTTCCACCAAGGCAACGTGGTGCTGACCGAGAACGTGGTCGAAGGCTGTATCAAGGAGCACGTGCGGCGCCTGGTGCACCTGTCGTCGCCGTCGGTGTACTTCACCGGCCGCTCGCGCCTGGATATCCGCGAAGACCAGTTGCCACGGCGCTTTCACGACCACTACGCACTGACCAAGCACCTGGCCGAGCAGAAGGTGTTCGGCGCCCAGGAATTCGGCCTGGAGGTGCTGGCGCTGCGCCCGCGCTTCGTCACCGGTGCAGGGGATGCGAGCATTTTTCCGCGGCTGATGCAGATGCAGCGCAAGGGGCGGGTGGCGATCATCGGCAACGGCCTGAACAAGGTCGACTTCACCAGCGTGCACAACCTCAACGACGCCTTGCTCAGTGCCTTGTTCGCGGACGATGCGGCGCTTGGCCAAGCCTACAACATCAGCAACGGCCACCCGTTGCCGCTGTGGGACGTGGTCAACTATGTGATGCGCCGCATGAACTTGCCGCAGGTCACCCGCTACCGCAGCTTCGGCCTGGCCTACAGCCTGGCGGCGCTCAACGAGGCCGCCTGCCTGCTGTGGCCCGGGCGCCCGCAGCCGACCCTGAGCCGCACCGCGATGCAGGTGATGAGCCAGGATTTCACCCTGGACATCAGCCGCGCCCGCCAGTACCTGGACTACCGGCCCAAGACCGATGTGTGGGCTGCGCTGGATGAATTCTGCACCTGGTGGCAGGCCCAGCAAGGCAACTGCTGA
- a CDS encoding ATPase yields MRNDAHDDFDDVPPLRAGTPDDDELLPAHVARSRQKAVRPRSNGPLWALLGASFIALAGLGWWSFQQISLMEQQLVATQESFARISEEAAGRLQAISGKVDASESSSSTGSEALKLQIRQLQASLAEQGKQQQGVAGQAGDLGKRLEQVLADTRAQQKAVTDLQTQLQAQLKAVNAELAALKSGQLDGGKLDGQLKNLNDEVAALKKQGNQKAAIDSLEQDVLVLKTQMDNRPAAASSGASVQEFDAFRGQTTRNISTLQSQIQNLQQQINARP; encoded by the coding sequence ATGCGTAACGACGCCCATGACGATTTTGACGACGTGCCCCCGCTGCGCGCCGGCACCCCCGATGACGACGAACTGTTGCCCGCCCACGTGGCGCGCAGCCGCCAGAAGGCCGTACGGCCACGCAGCAACGGCCCGCTGTGGGCTTTGTTGGGGGCATCGTTCATTGCCCTGGCCGGGCTTGGCTGGTGGAGCTTTCAGCAAATTTCGCTGATGGAGCAGCAACTGGTGGCCACACAAGAAAGCTTTGCCCGCATCAGCGAGGAAGCGGCCGGGCGCCTGCAGGCAATCAGTGGCAAGGTCGATGCCAGCGAGTCCTCCAGCAGCACCGGCAGCGAGGCGCTGAAACTGCAGATTCGCCAGCTGCAGGCCAGCCTGGCCGAGCAGGGCAAGCAGCAGCAGGGCGTCGCCGGCCAGGCGGGCGACCTGGGTAAGCGCCTGGAGCAGGTGTTGGCCGATACCCGCGCTCAGCAAAAAGCCGTGACCGACCTGCAAACCCAGTTGCAGGCGCAGTTGAAGGCGGTGAATGCTGAGCTTGCGGCGTTGAAGTCGGGCCAGCTGGATGGCGGCAAGCTCGATGGCCAGTTGAAGAACCTCAACGATGAGGTGGCTGCGCTGAAGAAGCAGGGTAATCAGAAAGCCGCCATCGACAGCCTGGAGCAGGATGTACTGGTGCTCAAGACGCAGATGGACAACCGTCCGGCGGCGGCGTCGAGCGGCGCCTCGGTGCAGGAGTTCGACGCCTTCCGCGGGCAGACCACGCGCAACATCAGCACCCTGCAGAGCCAGATCCAGAACCTGCAGCAGCAGATCAACGCGCGGCCCTGA
- a CDS encoding alkene reductase has protein sequence MTTLFDPITLGDVQLPNRIIMAPLTRCRADEGRIPNALMAEYYVQRASAGLILSEATSVTAMGVGYPDTPGIWNDQQVRGWHNVTQAVHGAGGRIFLQLWHVGRISHPSYLNGELPVAPSAIQAKGHVSLVRPLSDYPTPRALETEEIADIVEAYRSGAENAKAAGFDGVEIHGANGYLLDQFLQSSTNQRTDRYGGSLENRARLLLEVTDAAIEVWGAGRVGVHLAPRADAHDMGDADRAETFTYVARELGKRGIAFICSREKEADDSLGPLIKAAFGGPYIVNERFDKASANAALAAGKADAVAFGVPFIANPDLPARLAADAPLNPAHPETFYGRGPVGYIDYPRL, from the coding sequence ATGACCACGCTTTTCGATCCAATCACCCTGGGCGATGTGCAACTGCCCAACCGCATCATCATGGCCCCGCTGACCCGTTGCCGCGCCGACGAAGGCCGCATCCCCAACGCGCTGATGGCCGAGTACTACGTGCAGCGCGCCAGTGCCGGGCTGATTCTCAGCGAAGCGACCTCGGTGACCGCCATGGGCGTCGGCTACCCCGACACCCCCGGCATCTGGAACGACCAGCAGGTGCGCGGCTGGCACAACGTCACCCAGGCCGTGCATGGCGCCGGCGGGCGGATATTCCTGCAACTGTGGCATGTGGGGCGCATCTCCCACCCGTCGTACCTGAACGGCGAACTGCCGGTGGCGCCCAGCGCCATCCAGGCCAAGGGCCATGTCAGCCTGGTGCGCCCGCTGAGCGACTACCCAACGCCACGCGCCCTGGAAACCGAAGAGATCGCCGACATCGTCGAGGCCTACCGCAGCGGCGCCGAGAACGCCAAGGCTGCCGGCTTCGACGGCGTGGAGATTCACGGTGCCAACGGCTACCTGCTCGACCAGTTCCTGCAAAGCAGTACCAACCAGCGCACCGACCGCTACGGCGGCTCGCTGGAAAACCGGGCCCGGCTGCTGCTGGAGGTGACCGACGCGGCCATCGAGGTGTGGGGCGCCGGCCGTGTGGGCGTGCACCTGGCGCCGCGCGCCGATGCCCACGACATGGGCGATGCCGACCGCGCCGAGACCTTCACCTATGTGGCCCGGGAGCTGGGCAAGCGCGGCATCGCGTTCATCTGCTCGCGGGAAAAAGAGGCCGACGACAGCCTCGGGCCGTTGATCAAGGCAGCCTTCGGCGGGCCGTACATCGTCAACGAGCGCTTCGACAAGGCTAGCGCCAATGCGGCGCTGGCGGCGGGCAAGGCCGATGCGGTGGCGTTTGGCGTGCCGTTCATCGCCAACCCTGACCTGCCGGCGCGGCTGGCGGCAGATGCGCCGTTGAACCCGGCGCATCCGGAGACTTTCTATGGCCGGGGGCCGGTGGGTTACATCGACTATCCGCGCCTGTAA
- a CDS encoding ArsR/SmtB family transcription factor has translation MPLDLDEIIKALAHPVRREILSWLKDPAAQFPDQYHSTENGVCAGQIDQRCGLSQSTVSAHLATLQRAGLISSQKIGQWHFFKRDEATIQAFLEQLRQAL, from the coding sequence ATGCCACTCGATCTGGACGAAATCATAAAAGCGCTGGCCCACCCGGTCAGGCGAGAAATCCTCAGCTGGCTGAAAGACCCGGCAGCGCAATTCCCCGACCAGTACCACAGCACCGAAAACGGCGTGTGTGCCGGGCAGATCGACCAACGCTGCGGCCTTTCGCAGTCGACCGTCTCTGCCCACCTGGCCACCTTGCAGCGCGCCGGGCTGATCAGCAGCCAGAAGATCGGCCAATGGCACTTTTTCAAACGTGACGAAGCCACTATCCAGGCGTTCCTCGAACAACTGCGCCAAGCGCTTTGA
- a CDS encoding ACP phosphodiesterase, whose protein sequence is MNYLAHLHLGGSAPQQLLGSLYGDFVKGSLEGRFAPELEAAIRLHRHIDSYTDSHPLVLAALARFPKERRRFAGIVLDVFFDHCLARHWTDYADQPLAQFTGAFYRVLLAEPELPGRLARIAPYMAADDWLGAYGDFATLEQVFNGIARRLSRPEGMAGVMGELERLYEPLLADFREFYPQLQGFAAQARSHRPAQGLSPAPSL, encoded by the coding sequence ATGAACTACCTCGCACACCTGCATCTGGGCGGCTCGGCGCCGCAGCAACTGCTCGGCAGCCTGTATGGCGATTTCGTCAAAGGCTCGCTGGAGGGGCGCTTTGCGCCTGAGTTGGAGGCCGCTATTCGCCTGCACCGGCATATCGACAGCTACACCGACAGCCACCCGCTGGTGCTGGCGGCGCTGGCGCGTTTCCCCAAGGAGCGCCGGCGTTTTGCCGGGATTGTGCTGGATGTGTTCTTCGACCATTGCCTGGCGCGGCACTGGACCGACTACGCCGACCAGCCGCTTGCGCAGTTCACCGGGGCCTTTTACCGGGTGCTGCTGGCCGAGCCCGAGTTGCCCGGGCGGCTGGCGCGGATTGCGCCCTACATGGCGGCGGATGACTGGCTGGGGGCCTATGGCGATTTCGCCACGTTGGAGCAGGTGTTCAACGGCATCGCCCGGCGCTTGTCGCGGCCTGAAGGCATGGCCGGGGTGATGGGTGAGCTTGAACGCCTGTACGAACCGCTGCTGGCGGATTTTCGCGAGTTCTACCCGCAGTTGCAGGGGTTTGCCGCCCAAGCCCGCTCCCACAGGCCCGCGCAAGGCCTGAGCCCAGCGCCGTCCTTGTAG
- a CDS encoding HlyD family secretion protein, which translates to MIAAPGENVGPGTLLMRLERSGPAQLWVYLDPKDVEHATPGSRLEVRLPDGSATGATVINPAESANPLPSDLREPFSSPTRGLMVPARFDQPLADTWRVDSLPVSVRFARSGWQWFGLKD; encoded by the coding sequence GTGATCGCCGCCCCTGGCGAGAACGTCGGCCCCGGCACCTTGCTGATGCGCCTTGAGCGCAGCGGCCCGGCGCAGTTGTGGGTGTACCTGGACCCCAAGGATGTCGAGCACGCCACCCCGGGCTCGCGCCTGGAAGTGCGCCTGCCCGACGGCAGCGCCACCGGCGCCACGGTGATCAACCCGGCCGAAAGCGCCAACCCGCTGCCCAGCGACCTGCGCGAGCCGTTCAGCAGCCCGACCCGCGGGCTGATGGTGCCGGCGCGCTTCGACCAGCCGCTGGCCGATACCTGGCGGGTGGACTCGTTGCCGGTGAGCGTGAGGTTTGCGCGTAGCGGGTGGCAGTGGTTCGGGTTGAAGGATTGA
- a CDS encoding lysophospholipid acyltransferase family protein — translation MPGLRASARLLRLFMVLGLGLLMAACIALAERLGLNTPLERRQRWTRLFMQRLVAALPFEVKVQGELPQQPMLWVCNHVSWTDIPLLGMLTPLSFLSKAEVRHWPLAGWLAEKAGTLFIRRGGGDAQRLREQISTQLGQQRPLLIFPEGTTTDGRSLRTFHGRLLAGAIDQGIPVQPVAIRYIRNGEIDPIAPFVGNDDLVSHLLRLFGQDRGQVHIELLPTIASAGKERAVLALQAQQAVHMALFGVVESELPARRHARAA, via the coding sequence ATGCCGGGGCTGCGGGCCAGTGCCCGCCTGCTGCGGCTGTTTATGGTGCTGGGCCTGGGCCTGCTGATGGCCGCCTGCATCGCCCTGGCCGAGCGCCTGGGCCTGAACACCCCGCTGGAACGCCGGCAACGCTGGACGCGCCTGTTCATGCAGCGCCTGGTCGCCGCCCTGCCCTTCGAGGTGAAGGTGCAGGGCGAGCTGCCGCAACAGCCGATGCTGTGGGTGTGCAACCACGTGTCGTGGACCGACATCCCGCTGCTGGGCATGCTCACCCCGCTGTCGTTCTTGTCCAAGGCCGAGGTACGCCACTGGCCGCTGGCCGGCTGGCTGGCAGAAAAGGCCGGCACGCTGTTCATCCGCCGCGGCGGCGGTGACGCCCAGCGCCTGCGTGAGCAGATCAGCACCCAACTCGGCCAGCAACGCCCGTTGTTGATCTTCCCCGAAGGCACCACCACCGACGGGCGCAGCCTGCGCACCTTCCATGGCCGCCTGCTGGCCGGGGCCATCGACCAGGGCATACCTGTACAACCGGTTGCCATTCGATACATTCGCAACGGCGAGATCGACCCAATTGCGCCGTTCGTCGGCAACGATGACCTGGTCTCGCACCTGCTGCGCCTGTTCGGCCAAGACCGTGGCCAGGTACATATCGAGCTGCTGCCGACCATCGCCAGCGCAGGCAAAGAGCGCGCCGTGCTTGCCCTGCAGGCGCAACAGGCGGTTCATATGGCGCTGTTCGGCGTGGTCGAAAGCGAACTGCCGGCACGCCGCCACGCCCGCGCAGCCTGA
- the olsB gene encoding L-ornithine N(alpha)-acyltransferase has protein sequence MTRIARSGDNSPERRLQAERLVGAAALQEAQALRFKVFSGEFKAKLKGAEHGLDMDDYDSHCRHIGVRDLATGELVATTRLLDHQAASSLGRFYSEEEFSLHGLLQLQGPILELGRTCVAPDYRNGGTIAVLWSELAEVLNEGRYSYLMGCASIPMQDGGVQAHAVMQRLRERYLCTEHLRAEPKNPLPTLALPGNVIAEMPPLLKAYMRLGAKICGEPCWDEDFQVADVFILLKRDDLCPRYARHFKAAV, from the coding sequence ATGACTCGGATCGCTCGCTCTGGCGACAACAGCCCTGAACGCCGTCTGCAAGCCGAACGCCTGGTCGGCGCTGCCGCCCTGCAGGAAGCACAGGCGCTGCGTTTCAAGGTGTTCAGTGGTGAATTCAAGGCCAAGCTCAAGGGCGCAGAACACGGCCTGGACATGGACGACTACGACAGCCACTGCCGCCACATCGGCGTGCGCGACCTGGCCACCGGCGAGCTGGTAGCCACCACCCGCCTGCTCGATCACCAGGCCGCCAGCAGCCTGGGGCGCTTCTACAGCGAAGAAGAATTCAGCCTGCATGGCCTGCTGCAGTTGCAGGGCCCGATCCTCGAGCTGGGCCGCACCTGCGTGGCCCCCGACTACCGCAACGGCGGCACCATCGCGGTGCTCTGGAGCGAGCTGGCCGAAGTGCTCAACGAAGGCCGCTACAGCTACCTGATGGGCTGCGCCAGCATCCCCATGCAGGACGGCGGCGTGCAGGCCCATGCGGTCATGCAGCGCCTGCGCGAACGCTACCTGTGCACCGAGCACCTGCGCGCCGAACCGAAAAACCCGCTGCCGACCCTGGCCCTGCCAGGCAATGTCATCGCCGAGATGCCGCCGCTGCTCAAGGCCTACATGCGCCTGGGCGCGAAGATCTGCGGCGAGCCGTGCTGGGACGAGGACTTCCAGGTAGCCGACGTGTTCATCCTGCTCAAGCGCGACGACCTCTGCCCGCGCTACGCCCGCCACTTCAAGGCGGCGGTCTGA
- a CDS encoding acyl-CoA dehydrogenase family protein yields the protein MAWLQQLNDPLRHPLQATLGETCATVLERFASAAPFELAVLGGRAMATPGLAFLLGYQAALRVLWPSAPAGLGALCATERRSVRPADMHTRLDGLRLTGDKDFVTAGLEAEWLLVAARCEGQGEDPRLQLAVVYPGEPGVTLQALPTLPLMPEVGHGRVQLQGAACELLAGDGWDAYVKPFRTLEDLYVLAALVAWLYGVGQECAWPQALRLRLLSLLAGCAEGSRQCADSVGCHLLLGGLFAQFEGLRGELDKALAAGPEPWAQLWQRDQGVLVLAQAARDKRLAKAWGAAGLS from the coding sequence ATGGCCTGGTTGCAACAACTCAACGACCCTTTGCGCCACCCCTTGCAAGCGACCCTTGGCGAAACCTGCGCCACGGTGCTGGAGCGTTTTGCCAGTGCTGCGCCGTTCGAACTGGCGGTGCTCGGCGGGCGCGCCATGGCCACCCCTGGGCTGGCTTTTCTGCTGGGCTACCAGGCGGCGTTGCGGGTGCTGTGGCCCAGCGCCCCGGCCGGCCTCGGCGCGCTGTGCGCCACCGAGCGGCGCAGCGTGCGCCCGGCCGACATGCACACCCGCCTGGACGGCCTGCGCCTGACCGGCGACAAGGATTTCGTCACGGCAGGGCTTGAGGCCGAGTGGTTGCTGGTGGCGGCGCGCTGCGAAGGGCAGGGCGAAGATCCGCGCTTGCAGCTGGCAGTGGTTTACCCGGGCGAGCCGGGGGTGACGCTGCAAGCCCTGCCAACCCTGCCGTTGATGCCCGAAGTCGGCCATGGCCGCGTGCAACTGCAAGGCGCAGCCTGCGAGTTGCTGGCCGGGGATGGCTGGGATGCCTACGTCAAACCCTTTCGCACCCTTGAAGACCTTTATGTACTGGCCGCGCTGGTGGCCTGGCTGTATGGCGTCGGGCAGGAGTGCGCCTGGCCGCAGGCCTTGCGCCTGCGCTTGCTGAGCCTGCTGGCCGGTTGCGCCGAGGGTAGCCGGCAGTGTGCCGACAGTGTGGGTTGCCACCTGCTGCTGGGCGGGTTGTTCGCCCAGTTCGAAGGGCTGCGCGGTGAGCTCGACAAGGCCCTGGCTGCCGGGCCCGAGCCGTGGGCGCAGCTTTGGCAGCGTGACCAGGGTGTACTGGTGCTGGCACAGGCTGCGCGGGACAAGCGCCTGGCCAAGGCCTGGGGGGCTGCAGGATTGTCATGA
- a CDS encoding serine hydrolase domain-containing protein: MKALWLFLVLATSPTWAEDWPTPDWSTDDSPLDWQSVDHYAFPERTAERTGVRSDALLIIRDGRILHERYAAPTRADTPHLSWSVSKSVLATVLGVAQAEQRFNLDDPAARYYPALKQHPNLRLRDLLHWASGLAWQEDYEYAPLKSSVVAMLYTRGRTDMAAYTAGMPAASAPGEHFVYSSGDSNLLAAALRGMLEPGQYADYPWQALFTPLGIHSAVWERDGAGTFVGSSYLYLSARDLARIGLLMQRGGRWQGRQLLPADWVAFNRTLFERAQAIPGEANPGGHWWLNQPLPGQARPWPAAPADTFAALGHWGQALYVLPAQKLVIVRYADDRDGSFSHDELLKRVLAVLAGEGGA, translated from the coding sequence ATGAAGGCACTCTGGTTGTTCCTTGTATTGGCTACCAGCCCCACTTGGGCCGAGGACTGGCCCACCCCTGACTGGTCAACCGACGACAGCCCCCTCGACTGGCAAAGCGTCGACCATTACGCCTTCCCCGAGCGCACGGCGGAACGCACTGGTGTGCGCAGCGACGCCCTGCTGATCATCCGCGACGGCCGCATTCTCCACGAGCGCTACGCCGCCCCCACCCGCGCCGACACCCCGCACCTGAGCTGGTCGGTGAGCAAGAGCGTACTGGCCACCGTGCTGGGTGTGGCCCAGGCCGAGCAGCGCTTCAACCTGGACGACCCCGCCGCCCGCTACTACCCAGCGCTCAAGCAACACCCGAACCTGCGCCTGCGCGACCTGCTGCACTGGGCCAGCGGCTTGGCCTGGCAAGAGGATTACGAATACGCGCCGCTCAAGTCTTCGGTGGTGGCCATGCTCTACACCCGTGGCCGCACCGACATGGCCGCCTATACCGCCGGCATGCCTGCCGCCAGCGCACCGGGCGAGCATTTCGTCTATTCCAGCGGCGACAGCAACCTTTTGGCCGCCGCCCTGCGCGGCATGCTCGAGCCCGGGCAATACGCCGACTACCCCTGGCAGGCGTTGTTCACCCCGCTGGGCATCCACAGCGCGGTGTGGGAGCGCGACGGCGCCGGTACCTTTGTGGGTTCGTCGTACCTGTACCTCAGCGCCCGCGACCTGGCGCGCATCGGCCTGCTGATGCAACGCGGAGGGCGCTGGCAGGGCCGGCAGTTGCTGCCAGCCGACTGGGTGGCGTTCAACCGCACCCTGTTCGAGCGCGCCCAAGCCATCCCCGGTGAGGCCAACCCAGGCGGGCACTGGTGGCTCAACCAGCCGTTGCCCGGCCAGGCGCGGCCCTGGCCCGCAGCGCCAGCTGACACCTTCGCCGCCCTGGGGCACTGGGGCCAGGCGCTGTACGTGCTGCCGGCGCAAAAGCTGGTGATCGTGCGCTATGCCGACGACCGCGATGGCAGCTTCAGCCACGACGAGCTGCTCAAGCGGGTACTGGCCGTGCTGGCCGGGGAGGGTGGCGCATGA
- a CDS encoding amidase, producing MKRVLLLLALALLAWAWHERQALGDFPGILSAYSAKEYCSCRFVMGLDEAYCRGYVKQYLPLGLLAEDATQRRVSAEGLGVRSQAAWQGAREGCRLLP from the coding sequence ATGAAGCGGGTACTGCTGCTACTGGCATTGGCGCTGCTGGCCTGGGCCTGGCACGAGCGCCAGGCGCTGGGCGATTTCCCCGGTATCCTGTCGGCCTATTCGGCCAAGGAGTATTGCTCGTGCCGCTTTGTCATGGGCCTGGACGAAGCCTACTGCCGTGGCTATGTGAAGCAGTACCTGCCGCTGGGGCTGCTTGCAGAAGACGCCACGCAGCGGCGGGTGAGCGCAGAAGGCCTGGGGGTACGCAGCCAGGCCGCCTGGCAGGGCGCGCGGGAGGGCTGCCGCTTGCTGCCATGA